A single genomic interval of Roseofilum reptotaenium CS-1145 harbors:
- a CDS encoding AAA family ATPase, which yields MMFVLSNYKVEVKLYESSNSIVYSAIDRQNQQPVITKILKHAYPLPETIAGFKREYEIIKNLNAEGLKGVVRVYNLESNDRLTIVLEDFGGQSLVQLKLAGHVEVSHFFTIAALVTDIIGQIHQRYVIHKDLNPSNIVLNPTTGEIKVIDFGISTVLSRETTTFCNPNTLEGTLAYISPEQTGRMNRAIDYRTDFYSLGVTFYELLTGQLPFPIDDPLEIVHSHIAKQPVSPHQIKSEIPQTVSDIVLKLMAKNAEDRYNSASGLKADLEECQRQWEEKGKIDSFLLGRNDFSDIFQIPQKLYGREREVNSLLDAFNRVGRGTSEIMLVSGYSGIGKSALVREVYKPITETHGYFIAGKFDQFQRNIPYASIIQAFRSLMRQLLTESEEKLAQWKQKIMDALGVNAEVIIEVIPEAEAILGVQPPVVELPPAEAQNRFNLVFQNFITVFTQPEHPLAIFLDDLQWADRASLKLLERLITAADIQYFFFIGAYRDNEVSETHPLSQTIEEIKKAEVLVSKISLQPLELQEVTQLIGDTLNLAAKQVKPLAKLVQKKTRGNPFFITEFLKNLYGELLLGFNRDCCEWQWDLEQIQGRKITDNVVELMALKVQKLPPETIAVLKLAACTGNQFDLETLAIVSEKSPRETAILLGAALREGFILPIGDAYKLMEIEVEGLSDRLIAEYKFVHDRIQQAVYSLIAEADRQAVHLRLGQLLLANISDEERDRKIFDIVNQLNKGRILIDERSSLDELAILNLLAGKKAKASAAYQPAFNYLQIGLTTLEHDSWQNNYDLTLELYLEAAETAYLSGSFDDMESLAETVKQEAKTLLDKTKVYEVKIESYYARNQPQEALNTALYLLKLLEIYFPENPSQSDVMQAFQETQSVLENYNYSDLLGMPIMTDKLCLTAMKVLSSSFAASYITDPNLCSLIILQKIRLSLKYGNSTETGFVYACYAQRLCNAWGDIDRGYRYGQLALDFLSHFNVKKIASRVMLMVYDHVILLKEHIKSTLSPMVLGYQTGVEIGDFPFAAMSGYCYCLHSYVIGLELNLLEREFAQYAHAINRIEQKIVLNWQKIYWQSILNLMEKSEETTILKGQAYDEDRMLPIHIEAKDGASFLHIYFNKLMLNFVFCKEEKSLEYAVKLEEYKDISAGILTGIYQMYDSLARLAVYPSASEDDRQQILETVATNQTKMENWAHHAPMNYQHKYYLVEAERARVLDKNGDAREYYDRAIALAKANEYLNEEALANELAGRYYLSRNQNSLAQLYLKEAHYAYQRWGAVAKVRDLETRYSEFFLSTKSSTLTISNTSSRDTSSGSTELLDIATVIKSTNALSSEIVLEKLLANLMNILIENAGAGRGILILPSNEDLLIEAIKETDSENVLVLQSIPIEAFPKLSSKIVRYVARTGETVVLNNAMNEGDFTNDPYTQQYQCQSILCTPLINQSNISGIIYLENNLATNTFTKDRLELLRILSSQAAISIENARLYAQLEDYSESLEQKVEERTQELSQTVEVLKLTQAELKIENELLKSGEEPSTFDYQVGGSLSIDAPTYVVRSADRQLYKALIKGEFCTILNSRQMGKSSLRVQMVKQLKNTGINCVAIDLTGISDRQVRPEHWYAGLAYLLVKAFRLSDSVNLRSWWRDRDLLSSSQRFSEFIETVLLPNISGKIAIFIDEIDTVLNLDFDTDPLFKILRYCYNQRAEIPDYNRLTFILLGAASPYQLIQSKSSTPFNIGQKIELAYFRKHEVQPLLYGLSERVTNPQTLLTEILAWTGGQPFLTQKLCRLIRNDSSTLPSNREGEWVEELVRSHILTDWETQDEPQHLRTIRDYLLQDKQKAVRLLEIYGQILEKTEAIAIDNVEQADLLMSGLVINKRGVLQVGNRIYESIFDRAWIAKTLHRLKL from the coding sequence ATGATGTTCGTCTTGTCTAACTATAAAGTAGAAGTCAAATTATACGAAAGTAGCAACTCAATCGTTTATTCAGCTATCGATCGACAAAATCAGCAACCCGTTATCACCAAAATTTTGAAGCATGCTTATCCTCTACCAGAAACAATTGCTGGGTTTAAGCGAGAGTATGAAATTATCAAAAATCTGAACGCAGAAGGATTAAAAGGAGTAGTAAGAGTTTATAACTTAGAAAGTAACGACCGATTAACGATCGTCTTGGAAGACTTCGGGGGTCAATCTTTGGTGCAACTGAAGTTAGCCGGTCATGTCGAGGTCAGCCACTTTTTTACTATAGCTGCTCTAGTTACTGACATCATAGGGCAAATTCACCAAAGATATGTTATTCACAAAGATCTTAATCCCTCAAATATCGTCCTCAATCCCACGACTGGCGAAATTAAGGTAATTGATTTCGGCATTTCTACAGTGCTGTCGCGAGAAACGACAACGTTCTGTAACCCCAATACATTGGAAGGAACCTTAGCATATATTTCTCCCGAACAAACAGGGAGGATGAACCGAGCGATAGACTATCGAACTGATTTTTATTCCTTGGGAGTGACGTTCTACGAGTTACTAACAGGACAATTACCTTTTCCCATCGACGATCCTTTAGAAATCGTACATTCACACATCGCCAAACAACCAGTCTCTCCCCATCAAATCAAATCAGAAATTCCCCAAACTGTTTCGGATATCGTCCTGAAACTGATGGCAAAAAATGCTGAAGACCGCTACAACTCAGCCTCCGGCCTTAAGGCAGATTTAGAGGAATGTCAAAGGCAATGGGAAGAAAAAGGCAAGATAGACAGTTTTCTTCTGGGTCGCAACGATTTTTCCGACATATTTCAGATTCCCCAAAAACTTTACGGAAGGGAAAGAGAAGTTAACAGTTTGTTAGATGCATTTAATCGCGTTGGTCGGGGTACTAGCGAAATTATGCTGGTTTCTGGCTATTCTGGCATCGGCAAATCCGCCTTAGTTCGAGAAGTCTATAAGCCTATTACCGAAACTCATGGATACTTTATCGCAGGTAAATTCGATCAGTTTCAACGCAACATTCCCTATGCTTCTATTATTCAAGCATTCCGATCGCTGATGCGACAACTCCTCACCGAAAGCGAGGAAAAATTGGCTCAGTGGAAGCAGAAAATTATGGATGCTTTGGGAGTCAATGCAGAGGTTATAATCGAAGTGATTCCCGAAGCAGAAGCAATATTAGGCGTGCAACCCCCTGTAGTAGAACTGCCACCGGCCGAAGCCCAAAACCGCTTTAACCTTGTCTTCCAAAACTTCATTACAGTCTTTACTCAACCCGAACATCCCCTAGCCATTTTCTTAGATGATTTACAATGGGCGGATAGAGCATCTCTGAAACTGCTGGAACGGCTGATAACTGCCGCAGATATCCAATATTTTTTCTTCATCGGAGCGTATCGAGATAACGAAGTCAGTGAAACGCACCCGTTGAGTCAGACTATAGAAGAGATCAAAAAAGCAGAAGTATTAGTAAGCAAAATTTCTCTACAACCTTTAGAGTTGCAAGAAGTCACTCAGCTAATCGGAGATACCTTAAATTTAGCAGCAAAGCAAGTCAAACCTCTAGCAAAATTAGTACAGAAAAAAACAAGAGGTAATCCATTTTTTATTACTGAATTTTTAAAGAATTTGTATGGGGAATTATTACTGGGTTTCAATAGAGATTGCTGTGAGTGGCAATGGGATTTAGAACAAATACAAGGTCGAAAAATAACAGATAACGTAGTCGAATTGATGGCTCTTAAAGTACAAAAGTTGCCGCCAGAAACCATCGCCGTTTTGAAGTTGGCAGCTTGCACGGGCAACCAGTTCGACTTGGAAACTCTCGCGATCGTTTCTGAAAAATCGCCAAGAGAAACAGCAATTCTGTTAGGAGCTGCTCTTAGAGAGGGTTTTATTCTTCCCATCGGTGATGCTTACAAGCTTATGGAAATTGAGGTTGAGGGTCTCTCCGATCGTCTCATCGCAGAATATAAGTTCGTTCACGATCGCATCCAGCAAGCTGTTTATTCCTTAATTGCCGAAGCGGATCGACAAGCCGTGCATTTGCGCTTGGGACAGTTGCTATTAGCAAATATAAGTGATGAAGAGCGCGATCGGAAAATATTCGATATTGTTAACCAACTGAATAAGGGTCGCATATTAATCGACGAACGATCGAGTCTAGATGAATTAGCGATACTGAATCTACTTGCAGGGAAAAAAGCGAAAGCCTCAGCAGCCTATCAACCTGCGTTTAACTATCTACAAATCGGTCTGACAACGCTAGAACATGATAGCTGGCAAAATAATTACGATTTGACATTAGAGCTATATCTAGAAGCTGCTGAAACAGCTTATTTATCTGGCAGTTTTGATGATATGGAGTCATTAGCTGAAACCGTCAAACAAGAAGCAAAAACACTTCTAGATAAAACTAAAGTTTATGAAGTTAAAATAGAATCATACTACGCTCGTAATCAACCACAAGAAGCTCTTAATACCGCTTTATACCTGTTGAAATTATTAGAAATTTACTTTCCAGAAAATCCGAGTCAGTCGGATGTTATGCAAGCATTTCAGGAAACGCAATCTGTATTGGAAAACTACAACTACTCGGATTTGCTGGGAATGCCGATAATGACTGATAAATTATGCTTGACAGCGATGAAGGTACTAAGTTCATCATTTGCTGCTAGTTACATCACAGATCCAAATCTCTGCTCTTTAATCATTTTGCAAAAAATAAGGCTATCTCTAAAATATGGTAATTCTACTGAGACTGGTTTTGTCTATGCCTGTTATGCTCAAAGACTTTGTAATGCTTGGGGAGATATAGATCGGGGCTATAGATATGGTCAATTAGCCTTAGATTTTCTGTCGCATTTTAATGTAAAAAAAATAGCATCAAGAGTAATGCTGATGGTTTACGATCATGTCATCCTTTTAAAAGAGCATATCAAATCAACCTTATCTCCCATGGTTTTAGGCTATCAAACAGGAGTAGAAATAGGAGATTTTCCATTTGCAGCAATGTCAGGTTATTGCTATTGCCTACATTCCTACGTAATTGGTTTGGAATTGAATCTCTTGGAACGAGAGTTCGCTCAATATGCTCATGCTATTAATAGAATTGAGCAAAAAATAGTTTTGAACTGGCAAAAAATATACTGGCAAAGCATTCTAAATTTGATGGAAAAAAGTGAAGAAACAACGATTTTAAAGGGACAGGCATACGATGAAGATAGAATGCTTCCTATTCATATAGAAGCAAAAGATGGTGCTTCATTTCTTCATATTTATTTCAATAAATTAATGCTTAACTTTGTCTTTTGTAAAGAAGAAAAATCTTTAGAATATGCTGTAAAATTAGAAGAATACAAAGATATTTCAGCAGGAATATTGACTGGAATATATCAAATGTATGACTCTTTGGCTCGCCTAGCAGTATATCCTAGTGCCAGCGAAGACGATCGCCAACAAATACTCGAAACAGTCGCAACCAATCAAACCAAAATGGAAAACTGGGCGCACCACGCCCCCATGAACTATCAGCACAAATACTATCTAGTAGAAGCCGAACGCGCTCGAGTACTTGACAAAAACGGAGATGCCCGAGAATACTACGATCGCGCCATAGCCTTAGCTAAAGCAAACGAATACCTGAACGAAGAAGCCCTCGCCAACGAACTCGCAGGCAGATACTATCTGAGTAGAAACCAAAATTCTCTTGCCCAACTCTACCTCAAAGAAGCCCATTATGCCTACCAGCGCTGGGGTGCAGTAGCCAAAGTACGAGATCTAGAAACTCGCTATTCAGAATTTTTTCTTTCGACAAAATCCTCAACATTAACCATCTCCAATACTTCGAGCAGAGATACTAGTTCGGGTAGCACGGAGTTGCTAGACATCGCTACAGTAATCAAATCTACCAATGCCCTTTCCAGTGAAATTGTTTTAGAAAAGTTACTAGCAAATTTAATGAATATTCTCATTGAAAATGCTGGAGCAGGACGGGGAATTCTAATTTTACCTAGTAACGAAGATTTATTAATCGAAGCGATCAAAGAAACGGATTCTGAGAATGTTTTAGTTTTGCAGTCTATTCCCATAGAGGCGTTTCCAAAGCTATCCTCAAAAATAGTGCGTTATGTCGCCCGCACTGGCGAAACGGTGGTTTTGAACAATGCTATGAATGAAGGAGACTTTACCAATGATCCTTATACTCAACAGTATCAATGTCAATCGATTCTTTGTACTCCCCTCATCAACCAAAGCAATATTAGCGGCATTATCTACCTGGAAAATAACCTGGCGACTAACACCTTTACAAAGGATCGCCTGGAACTGTTAAGAATTCTCTCATCCCAAGCCGCGATTTCCATTGAAAATGCTCGCCTCTACGCCCAATTAGAAGACTACAGCGAAAGTCTCGAACAAAAAGTAGAAGAACGCACTCAAGAACTGTCTCAAACTGTAGAAGTTCTGAAATTAACTCAGGCGGAACTAAAAATCGAAAACGAGTTACTGAAAAGTGGAGAAGAACCCTCAACCTTTGACTATCAAGTCGGTGGAAGCCTGTCAATAGATGCTCCAACTTACGTCGTCCGTTCTGCCGACAGACAACTCTACAAAGCCTTAATCAAAGGAGAATTCTGCACGATCCTTAATTCTCGGCAAATGGGAAAGTCTAGCTTGCGCGTGCAAATGGTGAAACAGTTGAAAAATACAGGTATTAACTGCGTGGCGATCGATCTGACTGGAATTAGCGATCGCCAAGTCCGTCCGGAACACTGGTATGCTGGTTTAGCCTATTTATTAGTCAAAGCATTTCGTCTATCAGATAGCGTTAATCTTCGCAGTTGGTGGCGCGATCGCGACCTCTTATCCTCCAGCCAACGTTTTTCTGAATTCATCGAAACGGTCTTACTCCCCAACATTTCGGGAAAAATTGCCATCTTCATCGACGAAATAGATACCGTCCTCAACCTGGATTTTGATACCGATCCCTTATTCAAAATCCTCCGTTACTGCTATAATCAAAGAGCTGAAATTCCCGATTATAATCGCCTCACTTTCATCTTACTCGGTGCCGCCT